A stretch of the Archangium violaceum genome encodes the following:
- a CDS encoding phospholipase D-like domain-containing protein, with product MVLPAHAAFTSFPSSRWFSAFQSDLGAATRVRVASGYLDGPGALRLREALHPGVTVEVLTSLSGCSRDAAQTLHGIRGLTLRATRSTAFHWKCALVETPDGRILWVGSANFTGKGTGGEGEMMLRLAGTALPRPLWKEVLEDFQRHFVAERTLQGEALLKAVQSLVEDRERLSSAERVLCERAAVIGNMPQKPTDAAQDAWFMIWKREEADPLLQQVLEEARSAHSKSHSFSVGELLSGERSSLRTGALVLALTQDTGLYSLSRILKCRAFMTQPEPRYFVVLEHLAPDVTAGEPGTAFRELEALRRAEGTPRIAPMRPEVVARVEGIFRRHAQLVAISALTDDTPVPAPHPWRARKLPA from the coding sequence ATGGTTCTACCGGCGCATGCTGCGTTCACCAGCTTTCCGTCCTCCCGCTGGTTCAGCGCCTTCCAGTCCGACCTGGGTGCTGCCACGCGCGTGCGCGTCGCGTCTGGCTATTTGGATGGTCCTGGGGCGTTGCGGTTGCGCGAAGCACTACACCCAGGAGTCACGGTGGAGGTGCTCACGTCGTTGAGCGGGTGCAGCCGCGATGCTGCTCAGACCCTCCATGGCATTCGCGGCCTCACCTTGCGAGCAACACGCTCGACCGCGTTCCACTGGAAATGCGCTCTTGTCGAGACACCAGATGGCCGCATCCTCTGGGTGGGGTCTGCGAACTTCACTGGAAAGGGCACTGGCGGCGAGGGCGAGATGATGCTGCGGCTGGCGGGCACGGCGCTCCCCCGCCCCCTTTGGAAGGAGGTGCTTGAGGACTTCCAGCGGCACTTCGTGGCGGAGAGAACTCTTCAAGGCGAAGCGCTGCTCAAGGCGGTGCAGTCCCTCGTGGAAGACCGCGAGCGGCTCAGCTCCGCAGAGCGCGTCCTATGCGAGCGGGCGGCGGTAATCGGGAACATGCCCCAGAAGCCGACCGACGCGGCCCAGGACGCTTGGTTCATGATCTGGAAGCGAGAAGAGGCGGACCCGTTGCTTCAGCAGGTGCTCGAAGAGGCCAGGAGCGCGCACTCCAAATCACACTCCTTCTCCGTGGGAGAACTGCTTTCCGGTGAGCGCAGTTCGCTACGTACAGGCGCACTCGTGCTCGCGCTCACACAGGATACGGGGCTCTACTCGCTATCCAGAATCCTCAAGTGCCGTGCCTTTATGACCCAACCGGAGCCGCGATACTTCGTGGTGCTCGAACACCTCGCCCCGGATGTCACGGCCGGGGAGCCTGGCACTGCATTCCGGGAGCTTGAGGCGCTCCGTCGCGCGGAAGGCACCCCTCGGATTGCGCCCATGCGGCCGGAGGTGGTTGCTCGTGTCGAGGGCATCTTCCGCCGCCATGCGCAACTCGTGGCGATATCGGCTCTCACGGATGACACGCCCGTGCCCGCCCCTCACCCGTGGCGTGCGCGTAAGCTCCCGGCGTGA
- a CDS encoding helix-turn-helix domain-containing protein, translating into MSSSRSALLSAIEGIHEELRAINATLTTIASALEKRHPKTPTRRRPNPHAQLLSQREAARRLGVDRNTTLVSLIQTGQLRTVKANGKRKVPATEVERLAQEGFDSTMPEPRRRAPRPRPAGSRSPGDGIRALKL; encoded by the coding sequence GTGTCGTCAAGTCGCAGTGCCCTGCTCTCGGCCATCGAGGGCATCCATGAGGAGCTCCGAGCAATCAACGCAACCCTCACCACCATCGCCAGCGCGCTCGAGAAGAGACACCCGAAGACTCCCACGCGCAGGCGCCCTAATCCCCATGCCCAATTGCTCAGCCAGCGGGAGGCAGCCCGGCGCCTGGGGGTCGACCGGAACACCACCCTCGTCTCCCTCATCCAAACGGGCCAGCTCCGGACGGTGAAGGCCAACGGCAAGCGCAAGGTGCCCGCCACCGAGGTGGAGCGGCTCGCCCAAGAGGGTTTCGACAGCACCATGCCGGAACCGAGGAGGCGCGCACCACGGCCTCGCCCCGCAGGCTCGCGCAGCCCTGGCGACGGCATCCGAGCACTGAAGCTGTAA
- a CDS encoding spore photoproduct lyase family protein: MKTQERKTAFIRRFAGPGDGSGIVCFKFWQLVPAMGCPFRCSYCFLQDQLYFRFNPETLAGLVYTNIADMVGEVEKWLEDPIPKMLIVGELQDGLVFDPAYKKVNGTSLTHLLVPLFAAQTRHRLIFLTKATTIENALELPPTPQVVFSWSVNAEYIGTTFEHGAPPPSERFEAARRMKEAGWPIRFRLDPMVPYPGWQEGYAEAIERINALEPEMVTLGSLRATSPKSLRSAAEKNGRDASIFDYLGEERDASGFKYRVPEEVQLEMFRFALDRLAPRVVPALCKEDAGLWRRLGLPFRGCHCLLGGQDALVDGAAEQVAVETDVLPVPSTLPLPGPELHLLPPGVTNPGEWPLADASAVPDSSGQERGEVNHSPAEGTACSHAQLPPGPSDDGSAAVASAAMDQSVPEEMPSISIGDSGACEEGQHATQAPELVLEAAAEPNPHEVSAPGGGQQEDVVGHRDLQVSRRAGGPRRGLKSWTAAEVARTTPAEVRWIARPWVAEGAITIVDGKPKLAGKSTWVAHLVKHVLTGSEFLDELTTRSPVVLLTEERPVTLRRLLERVGIADSIDLHVIFYQDVRHLPWDALVKQAVDKCREVGAKLLIIDTLAQFSGIPESSSGKALDAVRPLQAAAEQGLGIVAVRHERKSGGGVGDSGRGSSALTGAVDIIVALQRPPNHTGQVRILHALSRYEETPSTLTIELGDEGYSVREGLDIEAQDLERALLLAVPDTEEDAKTADELMDKTGLKKTKAREALARMVKEGKLLQTGTGRKGAPYRYWRLATS; this comes from the coding sequence ATGAAAACCCAAGAGCGGAAGACGGCATTCATCCGCCGGTTTGCGGGGCCGGGTGACGGCTCCGGCATCGTCTGCTTCAAGTTCTGGCAGCTCGTCCCTGCGATGGGCTGCCCCTTCCGGTGCAGCTACTGCTTCCTCCAGGACCAGCTGTACTTCCGCTTCAATCCGGAGACGCTGGCCGGCCTCGTCTACACGAACATCGCGGACATGGTGGGCGAGGTGGAGAAGTGGCTCGAGGACCCCATTCCCAAGATGCTCATCGTGGGCGAGCTCCAGGACGGGCTCGTCTTCGACCCGGCCTACAAGAAGGTGAATGGCACGTCGCTGACGCACCTGCTCGTGCCCCTCTTCGCGGCGCAGACTCGTCACCGGCTCATCTTCCTCACCAAGGCCACCACGATTGAAAATGCCCTCGAGCTGCCGCCCACGCCGCAGGTGGTGTTCTCCTGGTCGGTGAACGCCGAGTACATCGGGACCACCTTCGAGCATGGGGCCCCGCCGCCGTCGGAGCGCTTCGAGGCCGCACGCCGGATGAAGGAGGCGGGCTGGCCCATCCGCTTCCGGCTGGACCCGATGGTGCCGTACCCGGGCTGGCAGGAGGGGTACGCGGAGGCCATCGAGCGCATCAACGCGCTGGAGCCGGAGATGGTGACACTGGGCTCGCTTCGGGCCACGTCACCCAAGTCTCTGCGCAGCGCCGCCGAGAAGAACGGCCGGGACGCCAGCATCTTCGACTACCTCGGCGAGGAGCGCGACGCCTCGGGCTTCAAGTACCGCGTGCCCGAGGAGGTGCAGCTGGAGATGTTCCGCTTCGCCCTCGACCGTCTTGCGCCTCGGGTGGTGCCGGCCCTCTGCAAGGAGGACGCGGGCCTCTGGCGCCGGCTGGGCCTGCCCTTCCGGGGCTGCCACTGCCTGCTAGGCGGGCAGGACGCGCTGGTGGACGGGGCGGCCGAGCAGGTGGCGGTGGAAACCGACGTCCTGCCGGTGCCGTCGACCTTGCCGCTCCCCGGGCCTGAGCTGCACCTGTTGCCGCCGGGCGTGACCAACCCCGGTGAGTGGCCGCTCGCCGATGCTTCCGCCGTGCCCGACAGCTCCGGCCAGGAGAGGGGGGAGGTGAACCACTCGCCTGCCGAGGGGACGGCCTGCTCGCATGCGCAGTTGCCTCCGGGGCCGTCCGACGATGGTTCCGCCGCCGTTGCGTCCGCCGCCATGGACCAGTCCGTGCCGGAGGAAATGCCCTCGATTTCCATTGGAGATTCAGGGGCTTGCGAGGAGGGGCAGCACGCCACTCAGGCGCCGGAGCTCGTGCTTGAGGCGGCGGCGGAACCAAATCCGCACGAGGTGTCCGCTCCCGGTGGCGGTCAGCAAGAGGACGTGGTCGGGCACCGGGACCTCCAGGTGTCCCGGAGGGCTGGGGGCCCACGGAGAGGGCTCAAGTCCTGGACGGCTGCGGAGGTGGCCCGTACGACGCCCGCTGAGGTGCGATGGATCGCGCGTCCGTGGGTGGCCGAGGGAGCGATCACGATCGTGGACGGCAAGCCGAAGCTGGCCGGCAAGTCCACCTGGGTGGCGCACCTGGTGAAGCACGTGCTCACGGGCTCGGAGTTCCTCGACGAGCTCACCACGCGCTCACCCGTGGTGCTCCTCACTGAGGAGCGCCCCGTCACTCTCCGGCGCCTGCTGGAGCGCGTGGGGATCGCTGATTCCATCGACCTGCACGTCATCTTCTACCAGGACGTGCGACACCTTCCCTGGGATGCGCTGGTAAAGCAGGCGGTCGACAAGTGCCGAGAAGTCGGGGCGAAGCTGCTCATCATCGACACGCTGGCCCAGTTCAGCGGCATCCCGGAGAGCTCTAGCGGCAAGGCCCTGGACGCCGTCCGGCCTCTTCAGGCCGCCGCGGAGCAGGGGTTGGGCATCGTCGCCGTCCGCCACGAGCGCAAGAGCGGCGGGGGCGTCGGGGACTCCGGCCGCGGCAGCTCGGCCCTCACCGGGGCGGTGGACATCATCGTGGCCCTCCAGCGGCCACCCAATCACACGGGGCAGGTGCGCATTCTCCACGCCCTCTCCCGCTACGAGGAGACGCCGTCCACCCTGACCATCGAGCTCGGGGACGAGGGCTACAGCGTGCGCGAGGGACTCGATATCGAGGCCCAGGACCTCGAGCGCGCCCTTCTTCTCGCCGTGCCCGACACCGAGGAGGACGCGAAGACGGCCGACGAGCTGATGGATAAGACGGGCCTGAAGAAGACCAAGGCGCGCGAGGCTCTCGCCCGGATGGTGAAGGAGGGGAAACTCTTGCAGACCGGCACCGGCCGCAAGGGCGCGCCGTATCGCTACTGGCGGCTCGCTACTTCGTAG
- a CDS encoding primase-helicase family protein, producing MSAQRNAQGTNRNQHGATRQLLRAIVVDPVYKAMREQVAPLTNCKLLRVAVESIIAAMPEEPELGRTLCHLLLCTKWTRKRRASMPGNFAATIIDSYVKNAREAVAQAQQSGSLKPLAQFQHIDEEFEALGLTLPARHVKSSPQERVEARLGMVGEDDIMKHPPEDFLFDARECKWYQLNRRGEWMGPYSDTAFSNRLLKLGLPRPKHDVFKMYVEQYDRAEPLFDTRAKFVKRNGEGIRNTYVRSPLVPERGTWFRIWRVLLNLVGGNYEHLEYLLDWLAAPLQSLHFKGQPLKMGTAIIFHGDEGSGKGTLERIICLIYGRWNVALLGQNALESRFHEQLVDKLFVVANEVISSTNRSAETQNLLKPWVTDEEIPLEAKHKAATKVPNRFNIIFTSNDEKPVIVPKKDRRYTVFKTGLRLPQKLSEALYADLDGPQLEVAAFYWHLLHRKVRVKVGQVLDTEARREVQAATASSDEKFVAALKQEGWWALSAPWADEQHPKHSGDTGFNKVVENTNEGDAVLTSRLSEVYQHFCRRNALKARDSVQLAKTVKAEVPGARSKQKKLGGVPRQMWFGLPMMPPETKADVIPLPMVQQAPVERTERPAESAVDDADFGTDAA from the coding sequence ATGAGTGCGCAGAGAAACGCTCAGGGCACCAACCGCAATCAGCACGGGGCGACGCGTCAGCTCCTGCGGGCGATCGTGGTGGATCCCGTCTACAAGGCCATGCGGGAGCAGGTGGCGCCCTTGACCAACTGCAAGCTGCTGCGCGTGGCGGTGGAGTCCATCATTGCCGCGATGCCGGAGGAGCCCGAGCTCGGGCGCACGCTGTGCCACCTGCTGCTGTGCACGAAATGGACGCGGAAGCGGCGGGCCTCCATGCCGGGGAACTTCGCCGCGACCATCATCGACTCCTACGTGAAGAACGCGCGAGAGGCGGTGGCCCAGGCGCAGCAGAGCGGCAGCCTGAAGCCGCTCGCGCAGTTCCAGCACATCGACGAGGAGTTCGAGGCGCTGGGGCTGACGCTGCCGGCGAGGCATGTGAAGTCCTCGCCCCAGGAGCGGGTGGAGGCTCGGCTGGGCATGGTCGGCGAGGACGACATTATGAAGCACCCGCCCGAGGACTTCCTCTTCGATGCGCGGGAGTGCAAGTGGTACCAGCTGAACCGCCGGGGCGAGTGGATGGGGCCCTACTCGGACACGGCCTTCAGCAACCGTCTGCTGAAGCTGGGCCTGCCGCGCCCCAAGCATGACGTCTTCAAGATGTACGTGGAGCAGTACGATCGGGCCGAGCCCCTGTTCGACACCCGCGCGAAGTTCGTCAAGCGCAACGGGGAAGGCATTCGGAACACCTACGTGCGCTCGCCTCTGGTGCCCGAGCGGGGGACGTGGTTCCGCATCTGGCGGGTGCTGCTCAATCTCGTGGGCGGCAACTACGAGCACCTGGAGTACCTGCTGGACTGGCTCGCCGCGCCGCTCCAGTCGCTCCACTTCAAGGGACAGCCCCTGAAGATGGGTACGGCCATCATCTTCCACGGGGACGAGGGCTCGGGGAAGGGGACCCTGGAGCGCATCATCTGCCTCATCTACGGCCGTTGGAACGTGGCCCTCCTCGGCCAGAACGCGCTCGAGAGCCGCTTCCACGAGCAGCTCGTCGACAAGCTGTTCGTGGTGGCCAACGAGGTCATCTCCTCCACCAACCGCTCGGCCGAGACACAGAACCTGCTGAAGCCCTGGGTGACGGACGAGGAGATTCCGTTGGAGGCCAAGCACAAGGCGGCCACCAAGGTGCCGAACCGCTTCAACATCATCTTCACCTCCAACGACGAGAAGCCTGTCATCGTGCCGAAGAAGGACCGGCGCTACACCGTCTTCAAGACGGGCCTCCGGCTTCCGCAGAAGTTGAGCGAGGCCCTGTACGCCGACCTCGACGGGCCGCAGCTCGAGGTGGCGGCGTTCTATTGGCACCTGTTGCACCGGAAGGTGCGGGTGAAGGTGGGGCAGGTGCTGGACACCGAGGCGCGTCGCGAGGTGCAGGCGGCCACCGCTTCCTCCGACGAGAAGTTCGTCGCCGCTCTCAAGCAGGAGGGGTGGTGGGCCCTGAGCGCGCCGTGGGCCGACGAGCAGCATCCGAAGCACTCGGGTGACACCGGCTTCAACAAGGTGGTGGAGAACACCAACGAAGGGGATGCCGTGCTCACCAGCCGCCTCAGCGAGGTGTACCAGCACTTCTGCCGCCGCAACGCTCTCAAGGCACGTGACTCGGTGCAGCTCGCTAAGACGGTCAAGGCGGAGGTTCCCGGCGCGCGGTCCAAGCAGAAGAAACTCGGGGGCGTGCCGCGCCAGATGTGGTTCGGCCTGCCGATGATGCCGCCGGAAACGAAGGCTGACGTCATCCCGCTGCCGATGGTGCAGCAGGCCCCGGTGGAACGCACGGAGCGGCCCGCGGAATCGGCGGTGGACGACGCGGACTTCGGGACGGACGCCGCGTAG
- a CDS encoding helix-turn-helix domain-containing protein, producing the protein MHEQEPWVSVDEVAKHLGIAKDTVYRWIESKSLPAHRVGRLWKFKLSQVDEWIEAGGAAEPEGNEEQG; encoded by the coding sequence ATGCACGAGCAAGAGCCCTGGGTGTCGGTGGATGAGGTCGCCAAGCACCTCGGCATCGCCAAGGACACGGTCTACCGGTGGATCGAGTCGAAGTCCCTGCCGGCGCACCGGGTCGGGCGCCTGTGGAAGTTCAAGCTATCGCAGGTCGACGAGTGGATTGAGGCAGGCGGTGCTGCGGAGCCCGAAGGCAACGAGGAGCAGGGGTGA
- a CDS encoding transposase — protein sequence MVLVVLERKDELFPHAFWLVTSWSKEQMPAQALLEHYRQRGTAEGHFGELMDVLAPALSSARRPKSKYRGQPPVQRSVSIDAFANNEVRLLLNALAYNLVHAARVLMEQATGEGWGLLRVRERVLKVAARVLLHARRVVLVIGRESASLWQKLWTKLGSLSTAHIT from the coding sequence GTGGTGTTGGTAGTGCTGGAGAGGAAGGACGAGCTCTTCCCGCACGCCTTCTGGCTGGTGACGAGCTGGAGCAAGGAGCAGATGCCGGCACAGGCGCTGCTGGAGCACTACCGCCAACGCGGCACGGCGGAGGGCCACTTCGGAGAGCTCATGGACGTGCTGGCCCCGGCGCTCTCCTCGGCCAGACGGCCCAAGTCCAAGTACCGGGGGCAGCCGCCCGTCCAGCGCTCGGTGTCCATCGACGCCTTCGCCAACAACGAGGTACGCCTGTTGCTCAATGCCCTGGCCTACAACCTGGTGCACGCCGCGCGCGTGCTGATGGAGCAGGCCACGGGCGAGGGCTGGGGGCTGCTCCGTGTGCGCGAGCGGGTGCTCAAAGTAGCCGCGCGGGTGCTGTTACACGCCAGAAGAGTGGTGCTGGTCATTGGCCGGGAGTCGGCCAGCCTCTGGCAGAAGCTGTGGACGAAGCTGGGCTCGCTGAGCACAGCGCACATCACGTAG
- a CDS encoding IS1380 family transposase: MGEILNDFGLEFNGSVKLEARAERLTSEAGAVLLREVDERLGLTRWLGEMLTDTRDEKRITHSLRELVRTDLLLLGQGWRDHDDADALRRDAALRLAVSDSKSSVPLRGKEGGAEGLASQPTLSRLTAMLAREENRKVLHEALVWQTGRRLRAQQPKGQKLKQVTVDVDGLPVEVHGHQEGSAYNGHYGVRMYHPIVASLAETGDLLDVRLREGNVHSANGALEFIDELLGRVEKEVCEVAAVRFDAGFPEEKLLAKLEERGTPYVARVRNTSVLQREAALPRFMNSGVPQGSRAPTCTNGSTRRRAGAVRGAWCW, encoded by the coding sequence ATGGGTGAAATCCTCAACGACTTCGGGCTGGAGTTCAACGGCTCCGTGAAGCTGGAGGCGAGGGCGGAGCGGTTGACGTCGGAGGCAGGTGCGGTGCTGCTGAGGGAGGTGGACGAGCGGTTGGGGCTGACGCGCTGGCTGGGGGAGATGTTGACGGACACGCGAGACGAGAAGCGGATAACCCACTCGCTGAGGGAGTTGGTGCGCACGGACCTTCTGCTGTTGGGGCAAGGGTGGAGAGACCACGACGACGCGGACGCGCTCAGGAGGGACGCGGCGTTGAGGTTGGCGGTGTCGGACAGCAAGAGCAGCGTGCCGCTGAGGGGGAAAGAGGGGGGAGCGGAGGGGTTGGCCTCACAGCCCACCTTGTCGCGGCTGACGGCCATGTTGGCGCGAGAGGAAAACCGGAAGGTGCTGCACGAGGCGCTGGTGTGGCAGACGGGGCGGAGGCTGAGGGCGCAGCAGCCCAAGGGCCAGAAGCTCAAGCAGGTGACGGTGGACGTGGACGGGTTGCCGGTGGAGGTGCATGGGCACCAGGAGGGCAGCGCGTACAACGGGCACTACGGAGTACGCATGTACCACCCGATTGTCGCCAGTCTCGCCGAGACGGGAGACCTGCTGGACGTGAGGTTGCGCGAGGGAAACGTGCACAGCGCCAATGGAGCGCTGGAATTCATCGACGAGTTGCTGGGGCGAGTGGAGAAGGAGGTGTGTGAGGTGGCGGCGGTGCGCTTCGACGCGGGCTTTCCCGAGGAGAAGCTGCTGGCGAAGCTGGAGGAGCGAGGCACGCCCTACGTGGCGCGCGTGCGCAACACCAGCGTGTTGCAGCGGGAGGCGGCGCTGCCGCGCTTCATGAATTCGGGAGTGCCGCAGGGGAGCCGGGCACCCACCTGTACGAATGGGAGTACCAGGCGCAGGGCTGGAGCCGTGCGCGGCGCGTGGTGTTGGTAG